AGTCTGCTTATTGATCATTCCTGGTACCCTGATTGTGTCATCATTTACATTCCCAGTAAGAGCACCCAGAGATACCTCTATATCTAAAACAACTGATGATATAACCTCCGTTGTTGACATTTATTCTTCAACAGAAGTATTTCCTTCACCTGCATGTTCTGCAACCACCGTAAACAACTTTTTCCTCCTACAAAAGTGTCCAGACTTGTAAACCTCATCATAATTATAGCGTAAACCATTTCCCCTTCTCAGCGTTACATGCTCTTGATTAAGTCTTTTAATTCGTGGGAGTGGGGGACTAGTGTGGCTAGTGAATTGATTGTACTTTTGGATAATCGGTGCAATGATAATGGGTTTGGGAAGTAAATTTGGGTGAGAGAAAGGTCTAGCGGTTGAAAATGAGTTGGTGAAGGATTCACTAATAGATTTactgaattttgtttttgttataaAAAATTGGTTTGCTCTTGCACTCTCGTAGAGAAAAAAGCTTGGAAAAGTGTAGTGCGATTGAACATCAATACCGAGTTTCTAATTTTCTCTTTAAATCTACTGATGAAACTCAACACCAAGTATTCTTATGTAAGAAACTTTTTCTTTCTTAACATTAATGCTTTAGTGGCTTCAAACTGATCAAAATATTCTTCAACAATAGCAATTTGAGCAAGCTTATTGAAACAACCCACACAATTGTAACTGGGTTCTCAAATCTCTTACAAACCTTATCGGACAAATAATTCTGATTTGTCATCCTTACCATCTAAGTGAATGAAAGCCAAATGTACCTTATGAGATtcatcaacatcatgaatatgaAACCATCTAAGTGAATATCTCTCACATTTTAAAACCCAACCACTTGGATTTCCGCCATCTTATTGAGACCATTAACCATATCTTTAATAAACGCCGACTCAAAGAGCGTCACATGACAGACTACCAGCTGTTGCAATTCACTCAGAAACAAAACCACAAGTAAAACAAACTCAGGTAACAGATAATGCTAACCATACTAAGTGGCACCCATGTAAATGATACAAACATTTTACCTCTTTTAACTTACTTGTATTGGAAAGTCAGGTTGCGCCTCTTTAATCAAGATTTATTAGAAAAATCTGCTTGGAGACTCTGCACAGTTAAATTTTTTTATGGGGTGGCTCACTTCAAGCTAAGTATTTCAAAACACTAAATTGCTCTTCATGCCCCTAAAAATACAGACTCAACAAGGTCTTGGAAGATCATCAGTTCTACATTGGGATTCATATATAAGTATAGCTTCTGGCCCATGGGTAGTGGTAAACAAATCTTATTATCTTAATATGGCAAGACAAGTGGGTTTTTAATACTGATGATCCATTTTCTCCAATTAGTACCGAAATCAATCCCGGTGGTTATACTTATGTCTCTGACCTCATTTATCAAGACAAAAAGGTATGGAAACATGATATTATCTCTCAGCTATTTAATCAGAAAACAATGACAAATATACTTCATATGAGAATTCTTTAAATAGTGAGGATAAGCTAATTTGGACAAAAACAAAGGGAGGTAAATTCACAGTCAAGTCTACCTATCAAGTACTCTACAAAAACAAATATCATAATGTGGAGGTACATGCAGCTATTACAAGTACTAATATTTGGAAGCAAATATGGGATATTGACCGTATTCCAAGAATAAGACTTTTCATCTGGAAGTGCACTAAGGACATTATTTGTTATAAGTAGAGAATGAGTAAAATAATTTGTCAGGATATTGTAATATGTCGCAAGTGCAAGGTCCACACTGAAACAACTATGCATATCCTTTCAAAGTGTCCATATGCTAAATCGGTTTGGTTTGGGGCAGGCTATACATCCTCCCTAATCAACAATGGAACAACCCAAAAGAATGGACTTCGACATGGATCAATGGACTTGACAGAAACCTGGTGGAAAAAATCATTACACTGTGCTAAACAACTGTGCAGTCTTCAATGGAAAAAATCATTACACTGTGCTATACATCCTCCCTAACCAATAATGGAACAACCACTACAAGAAACTTAACTTATTGCAGCACccaatggttatggcataaacccTACTAGCGTCGCAATAATctatgtagcaagaagtctatTGCAACACCTAATCTTTAttgctgcagcaagagattatactttttgccacactcttttcatattgttgctacagttgtgtggcaaaagtttcattttgcagcAGTAAATTATATCTTTTAGCTGCAGCTGAACTGTGGCTATAAATTTGCTTTTGCAACACCTTTATTGAAGATGTGGCAATACATAGTATAGCAATAGAtagattttcttgtagtgaaCCCAAAAGAATGGATTTCGACATGGATCAATGGACCTGACAAAAACCTGGTGGAAAAAATCATTACACCGTGCTAAATAACTGTGCAGTCTTCAACGACAAATTCAGCTCTCCTCAACAATCATTACACTGCATAAATGACTTCCTCAATGATATGTCTTCGGCCATAAAATCTAGAAACAACTCAGCTAGGGTTACAGTCATCCCTAAATGGCCACCCCCTGATTTAAATGCTGTTAATGTTAACCCTGATGCTTCATTTTGTCATATTTCATGTGCCGAAAGATTTGGACTGATATTTAGAAACTCTGCAGGTGCGCATATAGCCCCAAAGAGTGTAATCTTCAATGGAGCTTATGGATCTGAGCAACTGGATTCTATTAAGATGGGTTTGCAACTGAAACTTCGTAAGATTATTGTCGAAACAGACTACCAACGGTTAGTCAAGGAAATCCAGGGAAAGGAAGCTGAAGTTCCATGGGAGCATAGAGGCATTGTTGaagaaatttcttttcttttactttttttttttgagagttgGTCTTGTGTGCACACAGATCGATTAACTAATAAGTGTGATGATGAATTATCAAAATTTGCTCGTAAAGAAGGTATCTCCAGCACTTGGCTAAGAGATCCTCCAACTTTCTTGTTAGATATTATTCAGCGTGATAGTGTTAAAGTATCAAATTAttgtttgcatcaaaaaaaaataaaaaaattggaaagTCATGTTGGATTCAAATTTCAGAATCACttccaaaaattaaaaaacatactccctccgtttctggaaaagtgaaaataacacttttccagaaacggagataGTAACTGGTTTGtgaagcaaattttttttttttgctttcaacTTCTAAAAAAACTTGCTTCAAAAGCAAAGCATTTCAACTTCTAGTTGTCAAGCATTTGTTACCAGCTGAGTACCGAAGGGACTGGAGTTGAGAGACTGGGTAGTGTGATTAGACAATGTTCCAAGTTTGTTCTCCAATTCGTTACCAGCTGAGAACTGAAGGGACTGGAGTTGAGATTAGACAATGTTCCAAGTTTGTCCTTTTGATTTAGCATTGTTCATGAAAATCATCATAACAACTGACAATACCGTCCAAACCTCATCCGCTAGTCATGATTTTATACGAAATAGTATGAACTTCATCCGAGTTAATTTCAATGGTACAAAGTACAAACACACAAACTGTTCTATTTGATTACTTTTTTGTTTGCTGATATATTCATTACATTGAATTTGCCTTTGGCCCTACTCAAACAAAATACTTTTACTAAAACAATAATATGCTTGCAATACAATATAACATTAAACAATTGATTTTGTGTAAATATTTGCATTCTCAACAGAAAGAATATTGAATAGCCTTGTTAACATCATGACTACCTAAAAAGAAAGTATTGTACAATCTTTTGGCTTCAGCTGGAGCAAGGACTTAATCAGATAGTAATACCCCATGAAGGTAAGCAGGAAGCTTCATCCTTGACATAGCTGAGTAAAAGACAACACTGTTAAGAAATCATACATTTGTTGACACAGGACTAATTCTCTTTTGCTCAAGTTCTGACAGTGCGCTGTCTATCTTGGCAAAAACCTCCTCTTTGGGACCATCTCCCTTGACCTGATATCAATAAGCGAGTAGATTGGGGtaagattcctctggaatatacGAGATCCAATGAATAAGTGGGTGACAGTTGATTTCTTTGTAAAACTATGGGGATGATTCGGGATCCCATAAAAACCTGACTTTTTTCAATGTTCTAACTTTAGTATCACATGGATCAACAAAAATCAGTTCATTCTTAACTGTGTACCCAACATCTAGTAGTTTCGTGGTTAGATAAAAACAAAGATTAACTAAGTCACAAGTTAGGCAGCACATCTTTGGCTGACCTAGTGTAAAACAACTAAATTATCAAAAGTGACGAAAACAGAAAGACAGGGAAATAGAAGGAAAAACGTTATATTTCACACACCTTGATTGTTATATCTTCATATGCCGCAAGTACAGCTTCCACGTTCTGATGATGAGTGCCCAAGCGCAATTTTACCTTCAAAGCCAAAGAAGAAACAAGCAGTCATGCATTTAGTCACAGCTGATATAAACAAAACTGTAGAGCCTACAACAGGGATTCTGCACATGTAAGTGCCTTGGTTAAACGTAATCCAAGCGTGAATTGCACCTGTCGGTGAGGACCTCTTAACAGATGGAGATAAATTGAAACTATAATCAAAGATTCAAAGAGCATGTTAGAATTCTGAGATGTGCAAGGAACTAAACAGAGAATTTTACGTACTTTTTCTTCTGTATCATCAAAGCGTTGAGTAAGCCTAGCAGCAATTTCATCAGTTTCAGGAGGAGCGTACTTTAAGTGGTATATCTTTCCTGTAACTGGATCAAGTCTTCGACCAACCACTCTTTCGACCAAAATCTCCTCAGGAACCTGCCAGCATCACATTTACAAGGGCATGTGTGTTTATCTCTTCTTCTATTGGCAATGTAGAtcagtattatcacaggaggaGTAATCTTACGTCTAGAAGAATGAAAAGGTCTGGCCGAATTCCGAAGTCCTCAAGTGCCATTGCTTGAGACAAACTCCTGGGATATCCGTCCAAAAGCCAGCCATTTTCTTGTGAATCTGGTCGAAATAGTCGTTCCTTAACCATCTAGAAAATACAAAAGAAGTCGGTGAAAACGAACCACAGAATCAAGATATTAGTAAAACAGAGAGAAATTGGGACTAAAAAACTGTACCATAACAACTATCTCATCAGGGACCAGCTGTCCTTTCTCCATACATTCTTTGGCTCGCTTTCCATTTTCACTTCCGGCTGCAACTTCAGCCCTTAATAAATCTCCAGCAGCAATATGCACCAATCCATACTGCACATATAAGGATGACTTGATTTAATCTGTTCCTCCTTAGGGGGAATTTTAACATGAAAACATTCATAACGCAAACAGTCCCTTACACGTGATATTCACATACCTACTCAAAACATGTAAAAGGAAGAGGGTATATCCTGGAAGGAGGGAACAAGCTTCATACCATCCAGATACGTAAATCTACTGAAAGATACTACGCAAACAGTCCCATTCTCAAATAATTACAGCTTATATGATTATATCTAACATCATATGCAAATTAATAAGAAAATGGTTTTTTGAAAATCATCGAAATTGATATTTGGAATTTACAAATATCAATTTCGAAAACTTGTTAAAACTTCATTAAGTTTTAATAACTGTCAAGTCTAACGCAATCCTGAAAACTTGTTAAAACTTCCATATGGTGTTCACCATCTAGTAAAGCTCCTGAATCCTTACAAAAGCAAGAGCAACATCTGTTTTGCTTGAATAATGAAGGTCTCAATCAGGACAACATTGGTCCCTTGAATTTCATAACTGTTAGACCGTGTGCAACAATCACATGGATATTCAACATGATGGTTTACTTAGGACGTGAGGTGTTATAGTATGGGTAGACCTTTTATACAAGTCACTTCTGTAAGACTGTCTCAATCGCTGTTTCAAGTTTGTCAGGGTATGTTCATCTGTCTGTGATCACATGCAAATAATCTAATgataaattttatgttgattaagATCAGGACTTCCATGAGTCATAATCACATGGTCCTAAATGTTATAAACACATGCCATTATACTTGTAAGTATTTAATTCCCAAAGCAGTGTACTACAAGTTTCTGTAATTTGCACATGATTATAATAATATGCGACACCAACAATTCCTCCTAGCGTTGCATGGTATACCACAAAATAGGAAAAGCATGGAACACTTATTGAAAATTTCAACTTACTTTCTTGGTGATAAGCTCACATTGAGTTCCTTTTCCTGATGCAGGAGCGCCAGATATCATAATCCTAAGAGGCTCTGGCTTCGATTTTGCAGCTGCCATAATCTACATGATAAAGTAGTAAACCACATTAAGAGTAGTTATGAGTTTATTTAAGGATCACTTACAtaacaaaaacaaacacaaaGCTATATAGTTAATTAACGGACCACACGCCATGCTAGTAGGATGCTAAATTTCTGTAAATAACCCCCTCTCTTACCATCATGACAGAAGAACTGAAGACCATATTTTGGAGCTTCCTTTCTCTTCTTTGGATGATGAATTACATCTAACTGGGACTTTAAATCTACTAGTTGTCTTTTACGCTAGTtacatttttatattatttttgtatttcgATTGGTAAGAACAATGAAATTCCGCTTCAGACAACCAAGATAATCCACAGACATGGATGCATCTTGTTTCATTCTAACATATGCTGTCGTGTGAGGTTCAAACTCAAAAGTTTTTAATCTATGTTTTTAATCTAGTTGACCTAACAATATCACCTAACTCCAAGATATCCAACAAGGTTACAGATTAGCAGTTTAACCCATTTGAGCCTATCCCTCGCAAACAACAAACATTTTCTTAGGTTCCCATCATGCTCTACTTGAGAAAGTCATCTCCTCCCCTTCCATTAGTCCAGGTAGAAATGACCTAACCTATCTTCTTGGGAGTATGCCCTACCTATCATGTCAGTCAAGATCAATCTATACATTATCGGAACGCGCATTGTACAAGTGCATGACTAGTTAAGGGGTAATTGATTCTGAATGTAAATTACAGGATAAAAGGTAAAAGAAATTGATTAAGTTCTATATTTCAACTCATACATTAATACATGGCAGCTAAAGAATTTATCACTGTTTTCAGAAAGTCCAACCTTCACAAAATTCAATAACTCCTGAAACAAAATTgtaaaattaatgaaattacaTACCGAAACGGCCGATGATGAAGATTTATTCCGCAACACAGAGACAGAAGAACGGCGATTTAAGTCAGAAGAAAGAGAAACCCTAGAAATATTTGAAGAAGACGATAATGTTGAACTGAAATTAGTGATTGATTTAGTAGTAGAATTTGAAGAATAAGTTTGAGTTGTAGTTGGCTTAGGAACTGATACGACTGACATATTCAACGAATACGCCATCTTTCTCTATCTCTTTCTAGTTCTACTTTCTTCTTCCCTTAGTTTATGTTGTTCATAGCTAGATATTGGACCTAATTAACAAAGGCGGAGAAAATATTTCTCCCTGTCGCACTCGCCCTCCCTCTCTAAAAACCTGCCATTGTTAAGTACTACACAGTCCAGGTGGTATGAGTAGCAGAAGAAGATAGGAATTGGATGATGATCAAAAGATTCCGTTTGTCTGTTGCTCTATTTTGGGCATATGCGTTGTATTGTTTCTCCTATGTCTTTTGTACTTATTTACACCTTATAGCACTCTTTTTCAGAACCCAAAATTCTTCCAAATTGCATTGGCTGGCCTTTTGGCTACATAATTCTTCAAATTCTTCTACATCTtgcaaaatagggttcaaggaaCTAGAGCACGGAGCGTGATTGCCTGATTGTTTCACATAAAAAGAACTACAAAGTTTTGAGGAGTCTATGGAGCAGAGCAAACTGAAAGGTGGAACAAgtttaagaaaaaaagaaaacctaagTTTCCTAGTACCCAGGTCAAGAATTTGAAACCGGATTAAATGACATTATCATACATTGGACAGCAATATCATATGACCATAATGGAGAAGATATGAAGTACGCATTTGCCTATAGTCAAAAAAATTCCATTCTCATGTATCACTGGTTCGACAGAAAATCCAAACCTAAATCTTCAACATGAGGTTCTAATCCCATTGGGAAGTTTTCAAAAGAAAGCAATTAACATAATACACGTTCCCAATCGAAGTTTCTTGCACCAAAATAGATGCAAATTAAGAAGACTCTGCTGCTGGTTGAGTAACTCCAGCCTTGATCAACAACTCACTGAGCGATTCAGAGGAACGGACTTGGTACTTTACTTCTCCAGTAGGAGAGAGGAACACCTCGGCCAGTTCAAGCTTTTCTGAAGTAAGGCTAGTGCTGTCCATGGTCTTACTTAGAACCTTCAAGGCAAGTTCAACAGCTTCTTCTCTAGTGATCTCATCTTTGTAATCCTGCTTAAGCATCGACTGTGCAGCTTGATTGTTTGCACCTATTGCTGCAGCTTTCCACCCACTGTAGTTACCACTTGGATCACTGGCATAGAGCTGGAAACCATAATTTTTATCCCAACCTGCAAAAAGAAATGAGACACCAAAAGGACGGAGCCCACCAAATTGTGTGTATCCTTGCTTGGTATCACATAGAGACTGGACTAGTTGCTCAACAGGCATCGGCTCTTGGTATGAGAAAGTGTAACGTTGGGCAGCTACCCTGGCGGTGTTGATTAGGATATTGGCATCAGACATAATTCCTGCCACGGCACAGGCTACGTGGTCATCAATCTTGTACATTTTTTCAGTGGTTTTCGAGGTTTGAAGGAGCTTGGAAGTCACCTTCTTTTCACCAATTAGCACCACACCATCCTTGGACAATACACCGATGGCAGACCCTGCATTCCCAATCGCCTCCATGGCGTACTCTACTTGGTAGAGTCTGCCTTCTGGAGAGAAGATTGTTGTACGACTATCATATCTCCGAGACATTGTTATAAAAGCTGCAAAAGAAAACCAAAATGTATACTTAAATGACATAATAATATTTGTGTGTCACAAGAAAGAAACTATGGGGAATTTGAATCGACAAGTTGCTGAACTTTATTAGAGAAGAGAGAACGCAGTAGGCAACATAAGGTACCAGAATAAATCAATGCAGAAGGAAAAATTAAGAAGTTAAAACAAGAACAGGAATATGAAAGATAATAACAATAGTTTATCGATATGCATGGGAATGATTAAGACGATGTAAGATATTAACATCTAAGGTTGTCATTGGACCAGAGTTGCTGCGGAGGATGTTGCATAAAATAGCCTAGGATTCTACAAAAGATACCCCAAATAGGCCAGACAGGCAAAGCTAGCAGGGCCACCGACCAAATTACTATCTCGGTAGAAACCTTCTTCTCATACGAATAAAAGATAATACAAAGAAGATCAAGATACCAATTTCTAAGAATCTACAGAAAGTGTCTGAatgaatgtttcataaaaacaccATACACCTAAATTACACTACAACGGTTGTCATACAATCACATTCTGGCTGCAGCCGCGATGCAACATGATTGCTGCAGATAAAATTGTAAAAATGGTAAAGTACACACATCTTGAAACTTTTGCATAGAATTGCTGTGGTTTACTAGGATTGCTATATCATTCTTACACCCCTAGCTACCCGAGGATAAAGTTTTGCAGCTCAACAGAGAAAGCATTGCTTACCATTGCCCCCGAGGCTTGCACCCTGACCCCTTGTTTTTAACTGAGGAACACTTAAAGCTAAGAATAGTTGCAGTCTCAGCGCATGACAACACAATGTTAACTTGGCTGATCTAGAAACTTTCGCGTAAACAGGATGTGAGCCAAGCACAATAGACTAAGTCAATTCTTCCATCCACTCAAACTTAAATACTTTAATGGTGATGTAATCATCTTCTAAATTAAGCAACACTACTCCCATGATTCAAGGTTGCACGATTTGATAAGCGAAAAGGACAAGCAAATTTTCATCTGAGGCAAATACACTACAGAAACATTGCAAATAATAATGCCATCCTTAGTTCACCAGTCCTAGTACATCAGACTCTTTCAGTAACCTTTATACATTTTCAATTAGATTAAACTACCCCTTGACACTGAATTAAACCACAAGTAATTACTAACCCACAAAGACCATAGACAGTTCTTCAATCTAACAATATTAACTAACTACCGTAGTTAAACAATTGAATTCAAATCCAAACATAagagccccaaattcaaaatcaactATAGTTCACTATATAATAGGGTTTCACAAAAACCCTAAGCTCACCTACTGAATCAATTAACTAACTtcatactaaaaaaaaaacaacaaattccACAGCACAATTCTAACAAGATACAAGCAGAACAAATTCATACTAAAGCTAGAATAAACCCTAACAATGTAAGTCACATATATTTTtttagatccaaaagatttaaagATCAAAAGACTGAATCATatctagggtttacaaaatacGACGTAGATGTTTAGATTTACCTGGTAAATTGAAGCTCCGATGAAGCTTTTGAGAGCTGAGACGAAAGTAGAGAGAAACAAGTTTGAAGTATGGAAGAAGATCGGACtcagttttttcttataaaccgAGTTTTGGTTTATGTAGCAAGAAAAGTTGAGGTCTATTTTTGAAAAGTCTAAACTACCCATAGTTAAAATCCAAAAAGACAATGACGTccctttaatttttttatttactctCAGTACATCACACGCCATGGCTGAAAGCCCTAAAAATGAACTTGTGAAGGGAGGAAATACCTTGAGCAGGTTCAGTTTTGGTGGCGGGAAAAATGCCCAGTGAAGAAGTGAAAAAGCGTTTTTCAATTGAATCAGAATCATCATCTATTGAAAATCCAACAAAGATTACAAAAACtgttgaagtagaagaagaagaagaggatatacAATTtagtgacgaagaagaagaagaagaagaagaagaattacagaaaccTCAGATCATTAATAATAACCCTAGAATGCAAAGGTATTTGGTTGCATTTGAGTATCATGGTGGGAAATTCTTCGGTTCTCAACAACAAGCCGTTCGTAGAACTGTCATTGGTGCTTTGCAGGTAATAAAAGTTAATGAAAAATCAATTTTTGCTTTCTTCTATTGCTTGTTGATTGATAATCGATCCTATAGGAGGCTTTCCGGAGATTTATCGGGCAACCTGTTAAAATCATTTCCTCTAGTCGGACGGTAAGTAGATGTGAATCATAATTGAAATTTGAATTCATTTGATAATCTTTGTTTATCCTCAATTCAAGCACATATTCGTCAATGACTCAGACAGTCACAATTTACAATTTTTGAAAATGCAGGATGCTGGAGTTCATGCACTATCAAATGTTTGCCATGTAGATGTTGAGCGAATAAGCAAAAGGAGGCCTGGTGAAGTGGTAATGTACTTGGTCATCTAATTAACCTTTACGGCTCTATCTATGTGACAATTTATTTTTATGGCAATGATCTGAGCTGGTAATAGGTAATTTTCTTATAGATGAAAGGTTATGTATCTCTTTTTGTTTGCTAATATAATAAGCATTACAGCACTGACTGTCTTTGCTTCGCATTAATAGAGTAAGAAAAATTAGACGAACAAGAAAGGAAATTGGAAAAATACGAAGGATAAGGGAAAATGACAAAGaagattttcctgtttaagaattTCCCAATCCATTTCCTCCATGTTCTTTTTTGGATGTTTGAATGTCTCGTATAAAAGAGAAATTAAGTAAAGAAAGTGGAAAGGGAATTAcaaagatggtggtggttgtgaatCTTGATGAGGTCCGTAAGTCAGACAGATGCAGACCATATGGTGGTGGTAGGTGGTAATGATAGCTATAATTGATTTTGGTAGCTGTAGTGTGGTAACCAAGGAAAGCTTACATGTTAATGTTACTGGTCAGACTCACAGTTATTGGATAATAGAAGGAGAATTCGTGCTTCTGTTGGTTTGGTGTGGTAGTGATGTGAACTAGTGATGCTTGTGGTTTCAGTACTTGCAGAAATTAATGAACGGTAAAAGCACTAGTGGAAAAGGTGCAACAGATTCTAGTTGTGAGTCTGGTAATGTACGATGATGACAGACATCGTGCTGGTTATGAGAGCGGCGGTGATGGAAATTAAAGGATGAAGAGGTGGAGGAGAAGAGAGCGAGAGAGAACTTTCGCTCAAacgaaaaaataataaattttgaAGTTGGTTAAAATGTTAAGGTTCATCTGTTAAAGAACTAAATACAATTTCCTATTATCTCCCTTTCTctctcaaaataaaataaaattggaggATTAGTTGAGCATTGAACAAGTTGAAGCCGG
This genomic stretch from Papaver somniferum cultivar HN1 chromosome 5, ASM357369v1, whole genome shotgun sequence harbors:
- the LOC113283366 gene encoding adenylate kinase, chloroplastic-like, translated to MAYSLNMSVVSVPKPTTTQTYSSNSTTKSITNFSSTLSSSSNISRVSLSSDLNRRSSVSVLRNKSSSSAVSIMAAAKSKPEPLRIMISGAPASGKGTQCELITKKYGLVHIAAGDLLRAEVAAGSENGKRAKECMEKGQLVPDEIVVMMVKERLFRPDSQENGWLLDGYPRSLSQAMALEDFGIRPDLFILLDVPEEILVERVVGRRLDPVTGKIYHLKYAPPETDEIAARLTQRFDDTEEKVKLRLGTHHQNVEAVLAAYEDITIKVKGDGPKEEVFAKIDSALSELEQKRISPVSTNV
- the LOC113283367 gene encoding proteasome subunit alpha type-4, with product MSRRYDSRTTIFSPEGRLYQVEYAMEAIGNAGSAIGVLSKDGVVLIGEKKVTSKLLQTSKTTEKMYKIDDHVACAVAGIMSDANILINTARVAAQRYTFSYQEPMPVEQLVQSLCDTKQGYTQFGGLRPFGVSFLFAGWDKNYGFQLYASDPSGNYSGWKAAAIGANNQAAQSMLKQDYKDEITREEAVELALKVLSKTMDSTSLTSEKLELAEVFLSPTGEVKYQVRSSESLSELLIKAGVTQPAAESS